One genomic segment of Leptodactylus fuscus isolate aLepFus1 unplaced genomic scaffold, aLepFus1.hap2 HAP2_SCAFFOLD_141, whole genome shotgun sequence includes these proteins:
- the MSTO1 gene encoding LOW QUALITY PROTEIN: protein misato homolog 1 (The sequence of the model RefSeq protein was modified relative to this genomic sequence to represent the inferred CDS: deleted 2 bases in 2 codons): protein MWWAQWWSLQEAEFSQSQDSEVCGDVLFRRGEETYTPRLIAFEVKGRVGSVREDGSVYEDSAPAWRGDVSVHKEDPDPLQVEAGTPRDDGGSPERPPDTWGWSDFIQTQLHPKSLCVVKSHSHGGDGLESFSQGEAMFKMEVEEIEDRLHFFTEECDYLQGFQLLCDVHNGFSGAAVRVAELLHDQYPARGIFSFGTCPAPSAERDSCKAAYQLLNCVLALGPLSSHSSFFCPLSVSSSLGRRAGPPTVFPHLLYDAAAQYHSSTVLALALNTLTVPYRTSSSGLSMVDFAEALTFGGRKMLAASCSVPFPLASAMSLPDALLPHLSSTPWCSVSPCPSTTAVFSQSVVLRGVPEAQQISDLPAGMRPPSCLHTCESGVEVLQRYVGGLYPRTLSMAHLLRAPCTLGPSFPQFFSPYVTKDGFTAAEAQAELPVVGQVPVLAALQTSSTLQQMLRGVCDEVSAPDVRRWLNFATAAVEQDDFREAVDDVRSLAHCYRTWEGGESDDSD from the exons GACGTGTTGGATCAGTAAGAGAAGATGGCAGTGTGTATGAGGACAGCGCCCCCGCCTG GAGAGGGGATGTGAGTGTGCACAAAGAGGACCCCGACCCCCTGCAG GTAGAAGCTGGGACCCCGAGGGATGATGGAG GCAGCCCTGAGAGGCCTCCAGATACTTGGGGTTGGTCGGACTTCATTCAGACACAACTTCATCCCAAATCCCTCTGCGTGGTGAAAAGTCACAGCCATGGTGG GGACGGATTGGAGTCATTCAGTCAGGGGGAAGCCATGTTCAAGATGGAAGTGGAGGAGATTGAGGACAGACTGCACTTCTTCACGGAGGAGTGTGACTACTTACAG GGCTTCCAGCTGCTCTGCGATGTACACAACGGCTTCTCGGGGGCGGCGGTGCGGGTGGCCGAGCTCTTACATGACCAGTATCCCGCTCGGGGAATCTTTAGCTTTGGCACGTGTCCTGCTCCATCGGCAGAGCGG GACTCCTGTAAGGCTGCGTACCAGCTCCTGAACTGTGTGTTGGCTCTGGGGCCCCTCAGTAGTCACAGCTCCTTTTTCTGCCCGTTGTCGGTGTCGTCCAGCCTTGGCCGTAGAGCCGGACCTCCCACCGTCTTCCCCCACCTGCTGTATGAT GCTGCTGCGCAGTATCACAGTAGTACTGTTCTGGCGTTGGCGCTGAATACTCTGACGGTTCCGTATCGGACGTCGTCCTCCGGCCTCTCCATGGTGGACTTTGCAGAGGCGCTGACCTTTGGTGGTAGAAAG ATGCTCGCTGCTTCCTGTTCGGTGCCGTTCCCGTTAGCGTCAGCCATGTCTCTTCCGGATGCATTGCTCCCTCACCTC AGCTCCACCCCTTGGTGCTCCGTGTCGCCATGTCCCAGTACCACTGCGGTGTTCTCCCAGTCTGTGGTCTtgagaggggtccctgaggctcaGCAGATCAG TGACCTTCCTGCTGGGATGCGGCCGCCCTCCTGTCTGCACACATGTGAGAGTGGAGTTGAGGTCCTGCAGCGCTATGTTGGTGGCCTATACCCACGCACCCTCAG CATGGCTCACCTGCTGCGGGCCCCCTGCACCTTGGGGCCTTCCTTCCCTCAGTTCTTTTCTCCATATGTGACCAAAGATGGCTTTACTGCAGCAGAAGCTCAGGCCGAGCTCCCAG TTGTAGGTCAGGTCCCGGTTTTGGCCGCTCTGCAGACCTCCAGTACTCTGCAGCAGATGCTCCGC GGGGTGTGTGATGAGGTCAGCGCCCCCGACGTACGGAGATGGTTGAACTTCGCTACAGCTGCTGTGGAGCAGGACGACTTCCGAGAGGCCGTGGACGATGTGCGGAGCTTGGCCCACTGCTACCGCACATGGGAAGGCGGTGAGAGCGATGACAGTGACTGA